The following are encoded together in the Osmia lignaria lignaria isolate PbOS001 chromosome 6, iyOsmLign1, whole genome shotgun sequence genome:
- the LOC117601276 gene encoding neprilysin, with product MLIYTDGSVQDFTPSKSMQLLSLICQLTVIAALPASFSVAKISRLLTVTNGTESHLYHDYYRNREHRICETSYCNEIAKKILQNRDLNADPCEDFYQHACGSWTKHNPIPDNEVEWSEDQIVMEKTHRQIRDALEERDDPTDIPPVKKAKKLYRSCMNTEAIEKRGIRPIQEILDQTGGWPMAMPLNEWDPDKFPWQKIDKDYVRLIGNSAFYNLEYEVDQNNTKRYVLTLDQDTEYPLSNKKDINKLFYDDDSYALSIYHIIQVFAREKGYTLNRRELAIDIAQMMYFEIDLLQIIEIGKEVHATTDNYEKMTIEELQKWYNSSGVRASTAKINFLELIQHAFMLANISINASEPIVVYNPAFLHKLARLLANTSPRVLVNYVQWNMVDKFLLYTTEEMRDLKFNMSLSSYNISNYMPRWQICVFNMRMKNAISYMFVKRHISDDVVHEATRMVRRVKDELIHRIMQAHWIPTNMKLLLLEKMDTLRTQIGYPDWYKDDHAVTEYYEGLEIGSDYFENILKCGEAELIKSLKDFKGIVIRDQWLDYPITVNAFYTPIVNAILIPAAELQDPYFTSLLPDAINYGTTGFVIGHELSHSLDNEGIQFDKDGYKISWNSQNASGEYDEKAQCFVDQYDNYTLDITDKHGHYIKVDGQLTEDENLADSIGIQIAYAAFKTATKHKHQTRLPGLEYVTSDELFFLAFANSWCSSTRPEYEADVINSDEHSPPKYRIIGSLSNMPAFSKTFRCSKNSTMNPRHKCSL from the exons ATGCTTATTTACACCGACGGATCAGTTCAGGATTTCACTCCTTCGAAAAGCATGCAGCTCTTGTCGCTAAT ATGTCAGTTGACAGTGATAGCTGCATTGCCAGCTTCGTTCTCGGTGGCCAAAATTTCGCGGCTGTTGACCGTAACGAATGGTACTGAATCACATTTGTATCACGACTACTACAGAAATCGAGAGCACAGAATTTGCGAGACCTCGTACTGCAATGAGATCG CgaagaaaattttgcaaaacagAGACCTGAATGCAGACCCTTGCGAAGATTTCTACCAGCACGCTTGTGGGTCATGGACGAAGCACAACCCCATACCAGACAACGAAGTAGAATGGTCAGAAGACCAGATTGTTATGGAAAAGACACACAGACAAATCAGAG ATGCCCTTGAGGAACGCGACGATCCTACTGATATTCCTCCTGTTAAGAAGGCCAAGAAGCTTTATCGATCCTGTATGAATACAG AGGCCATTGAAAAGAGAGGCATCAGACCAATTCAAGAAATCTTGGACCAAACTGGCGGATGGCCGATGGCGATGCCATTGAACGAATGGGACCCTGATAAATTCCCTTGGCAGAAAATTGATAAAGACTATGTGAGACTGATCGGTAATAGCGCTTTCTATAATCTTGAATACGAAGTTGatcagaacaacacgaagagaTATGTATTAACA TTGGATCAAGACACTGAATACCCTCTTTCAAATAAAAaggatataaataaattattctacgACGACGACTCGTATGCTCTTAGTATTTATCACATAATTCAAGTTTTTGCACGAGAAAAAGGATACACGTTGAATCGACGCGAATTGGCCATAGATATCGCACAAATGATGtattttgaaattgatttgCTACAA ATCATTGAAATTGGGAAGGAAGTTCATGCTACGACTGATAATTACGAAAAGATGACGATTGAAGAATTGCAAAAATGGTATAATAGTTCTGGTGTTAGAGCTTCCACGGCAAAG ATCAACTTCTTGGAGCTGATACAACACGCATTTATGCTGGCTAACATAAGCATAAACGCATCGGAACCAATAGTGGTGTATAATCCAGCATTCCTTCACAAGCTGGCGAGGTTGCTTGCGAACACCTCACCACGTGTACTAG TGAATTATGTCCAATGGAACATGGTCgacaaatttttactttataccACAGAGGAGATGAGAGACCTCAAGTTCAATATGTCCTTATCGTCGTACAATATTTCCAATTATATGCCACg ATGGCAAATTTGTGTGTTCAATATGAGAATGAAAAACGCGATTTCTTACATGTTTGTAAAAAGGCACATCTCTGATGATGTTGTCCATGAG GCGACAAGAATGGTTCGAAGGGTCAAAGACGAGCTAATACATCGTATAATGCAGGCTCATTGGATACCAACCAACATGAAACTATTATTACTGGAAAAAATGGATACTTTGAGAACACAAATTGGATACCCAGATTGGTACAAAGACGATCATGCTGTTACTGAATATTATGAAGGG TTGGAGATAGGTTCAgattactttgaaaatattttgaagTGTGGAGAAGCTGAATTAATAAAAAGTCTCAAAGATTTTAAAGGCATCGTTATAAGAGATCA ATGGTTGGATTATCCTATAACGGTTAATGCATTTTATACTCCGATAGTTAATGCGATAC TTATACCAGCAGCCGAGTTGCAGGATCCTTATTTTACTTCACTTTTACCAGA TGCTATTAATTACGGAACCACAGGATTTGTAATTGGACACGAATTGTCTCATAGTTTAGACAACGAAG GTATACAATTTGACAAAGATGGCTATAAAATTTCATGGAATTCACAGAATGCATCAGGCGAATACGATGAAAAAGCACAATGTTTTGTAGATCAGTATGATAATTACACTTTGGATATCACAGACAAACATGGTCATTACATTAAG GTAGATGGACAATTAACAGAAGATGAAAATTTGGCAGATTCGATTGGTATACAAATAGCATATGCAGCCTTTAAAACAGCCACAAAGCACAAGCATCAAACAAGATTGCCTGGTTTGGAATACGTTACCAGTGATGAATTATTCTTTTTAGCATTTGCCAAT TCCTGGTGTTCATCGACGAGGCCAGAGTACGAAGCAGACGTGATCAACAGCGATGAACACAGTCCACCAAAGTATCGTATAATAGGTTCCCTATCAAACATGCCCGCGTTTTCAAAAACGTTCAGATGTTCAAAAAATAGTACCATGAACCCACGACACAAATGTAGTTTATGA